TAAATGCTGATTTTTCTCACTGGAGAACAAATTGGTGAGTAGGGCAGGGATCACATCACGAGCAGGTACAACCAATAAATTCAATTGACCATCGTTGATCAGAGCATCAGGGGTTAATAATTGCCCGCCACCTGCTTGTTTTCCATTACCGACTGCGACGACTAAGGTTTCGCCTTCCCAGCTAAAGTGTTCTGTTTCAATTTTACAGGTATCTGTTTTGAGTGTATCAGGTCGTAGTAAGCCGTTAATGACATAGGCTGCGCCGCCGAGAGCAGATTTTAATGCTTCAGGGGTTTCTGTCGTGATACGTGTCCCAAAGCCGCCTGTTGCCATATTCATAAAAAACGATTGATGGTTAACCCTAGCAATATCTATCGCAAATGATTTACCTTTTACTGCTAATGACAAGGCGGCGTGTATATCCATTGGGATATTGGCACTGTTTGCAAAATCATTAGCAGTGCCTAATGGAAGGACACCGATGGCGGGGCGCTGTGTTTCAGGTAGCTGCATTAATGCACTGGCTACCGCATTTATTGTGCCATCGCCACCACCGGCGATGATAGTCTCTATTCCTTGGTTGACAGCTTCATTAAGGTACATTGGCAGCTCACTGACTTCCCAAGGAATGCGTACCAAAATGTTATGGCCTTCTTCACGTAGTTGGTAAACCGCTTTTTTGAGTTCTGGATTGGCTGATTGTTTACTATTAAGAATAATGAGGGCGCTATGTTGTTTATGAGTAGGCATGATATTCCTTGAAAGAAGAAAATACGGTTGTACTCGTTATACTTCAAATTACAGCGTTTTTCCTCTAGCTGTACTTCGAGTTCATTTAGAATATAAAAGTATAGTCTCAATCAAGAATTAATAAATAGTCACATTGAGCGATTATGTTGATGATATATTTTGTGGAGTGCAAAAAAGAAATGGCTAGCTCAAGGGAGATTGAGCCAGCCAAGGAGGTGGTTCCTAGTCTTACTTTATGACTTTCTAGTTCTTCATTTTCGAGAGTGACTATACGATATTGAATAGCTAATTGTTGTGATCTATTGCATAAAAATGGATATTAAATACATTTTAACGGCTCAATGCGATTTTTGAGAATGATTATCAATTGTTATAGTGGTTTTTGTTGCGGATAATTTCATTGTGAAAGATAAAAAATGCTAGAAATTCAATTAATTAAATTAATGATTTCTAGCATTAACGGTGACTAGCGCACTAATCGCTAATTAAGCATGAGTTGTCGTTTCTGATTGGTGTGGAGAGCGGGTAGTTGTACCCGGTAAATTACGAATCAACAAACCAAAATTCACATCAACATCATCAGGCACAGGTAAATAAACGATATGGCCATTACCCGGCGCAACGTCAATAGCTTCGCCTTTACGGTTTTGTAATGCATCAAGGGTAAAGACAATATTTCCCGCAGGAGTCATCAATTCTAAGCTATCACCTAGGCTAAATTTATTTTTAACATCCACTTCTGCAAGGCCATTAATACGCTTACCGGTAAATTCACCGACGAACTGCTGGGTTTCAGAGACAGAATAGCCATATTCATAGGTTTGGTAAGCATCGTGAGTATGACGACGTAAAAAACCTTCAGTGTAACCACGATGTGCTAAGCCCTCTAAGGTTGACAGTAATGTCGGATCAAACGGCTTACCTGCGACGGCGTCATCAATTGCACGGCGGTATACTTGTGCAGTGCGTGCGCAGTAATAAAAGGATTTAGTACGACCTTCAATTTTTAATGAATGAACTCCCATTTGAGTCAGATTTTCTACATGTTCAATCGCACGTAAATCTTTAGAGTTCATAATATAAGTACCATGTTCGTCTTCGAAGGCGGTCATATATTCGCCCGGACGCTTGGCTTCTTCAATCATAAAGACTTTATCAGTCGGTGCGCCTTCACCTAGGGTTGGTGCAACATTTTTGACAGGGATCGGTTCATGTACATGAACGATATTGCCCACATCATCTTGTTTACCTTCTTCGACTTTGTATTCCCAACGACAAGCATTGGTACAAGTGCCTTGGTTAGGGTCACGTTTATTGATGTAACCAGACAGTAAGCAGCGGCCTGAGTAAGCCATGCAAAGCGCACCGTGGACAAACACTTCGAGTTCGATATCTGGAACTTGTTTACGGATTTCAGCGATCTCTTCGAGAGAAAGCTCACGAGATAAAATAACCCGAGTAAGTCCCATCTGTTTCCAGAATTTTACCGATGCCCAGTTAACTGCGTTTGCTTGTACCGATAAGTGAATATCCATTTTAGGAAATGCTTCGCGTACCATCATGATCAGCCCCGGATCGGACATAATCAGTGCGTCAGGTCCCATTTCAATAACAGGGGTTAAATCACGAATAAAGGTTTTCAGCTTTGCATTGTGTGGCGCAATATTAACGACAACATAGAATTTTTTGCCAAGATCATGGGCTTCTTGGATCCCTTTGGCTAGGTTTTCATGGTTGAATTCGTTATTACGTACACGGAGGCTATAACGCGGTTGCCCTGCATAAACGGCATCTGCGCCATATGCGAATGCATAACGCATGTTCTTTAAAGAACCGGCTGGTGATAATAATTCTGGAGTAAACATATTTGTTCTCAGTCTGATGTCAAGTCAGTACTTCCTTCTTATGAGGAAGCCTTTTTAAGGGAGGCGATTTTAGCGCTGTTTGCAAGAAAATTAAAGTATTCCCTACAAAATGTACTGACATTGAGTCATCAGTTTAGACTTCATCCCATCGATAACCTAAACCATAAATAGAACGAATAAAGGTTTTTTCATTATCAAGTGATTCCAGTTTTCGGCGTAGGTTTTTGACATGACTATCAATGGTTCTATCCGTGACAATTCGGTGATCATCGTACAAAATATCGAGCAGTTGATCGCGTGAGAACACGGTTCCCGAATTATCTGATAAAAACTTAACCAGTCGAAACTCAGCGGGTGTTAACTCAAGTAGTTGATCACCATAACGGACTTGGAATGCGCTTTCATCAATAATTAACTGGGTTTTCTGTTTATCGGGTGTCGTTGTATGTTGGCAGCGACGTAAAATGGTTTTTACCCGAGCCACCACTTCTCTAGGACTAAAAGGTTTACAGATATAATCATCAGCGCCGATTTCTAAACCAAGTAAGCGGTCGATCTCTTCGGTTTTGGCGGTGACCATAATAATCGGGATTTCACAAAATTTACGTAACTCGCGACAGATGGTTAACCCATCCATGCCAGGTAACATGAGGTCGAGTAGAATGATATCTGGCTGGTGCTGTTTAACATAATCAATTACTTCATTACCCCGTTGTAATAGTGAAGGTTGGTATCCAGCAGCTTGAAGGTAGTCATAAAGTAGTTGACCGAGTTTCGGTTCGTCTTCAACAACCAGTACATTCGCACTTGAAGGCTCTAACACTGTCACTGTTCATTTTCCTTTTGTTTCAACGGTAAATGGATAGCAATACGTACTCCACCTAATGGGGAAGCGCTGGCTTGTATGCTACCTTTGTGTGCTTCAATAATATTATAGCAAATTGCTAAACCGAGGCCAGAACCGCCACTAGCGCGACTGCGCGATCCCTCTGCGCGATAAAATCGCTCAAAAAGATGGCTACATTGTTCGCTAGTTAGGCCGGGAGCACTGTCTTCCCAATATAGTGAAAATTGATTATGTTCAATAACGGCTCGAATGATGATTTTTCCGTTCGCGTCGGTATAGCGTAGGCTATTTTCCATTAAATTATAAAGTAATTGCAAAATGCGATCAGGGTCGATATTGATAATTTGTTGATTTGGCAAATGTGTTTCCACTGTGATCTGCTTCTCTTCCAAACGCCAACGTACTTGACCGATGACCATATCAATCAAGGGAATAATATCCGCTGATTGAAGGCGATAGACGAGTGATCCTCTATCGGATAAAGATAATTGATGTAAGTCGTTAACTAACTTAATTAACGTATGGGTTTCCGCGAGTAAAGAGCTGATAGTCTCAGGCGTTGCTTGGCGTACGCCATCTTGTACGGCCTCAAGTTCACCTTGCAATACCGAGAGTGGGGTACGTAATTCATGCGAAATATCTGCCATGTAATCACGACGCATATGTTCATTTTTTTCGAGTGTTGATGCGAGATGGTTAAAATCTTTGGCGAGTTGACCGAGCTCATCGCGACCGACCTCAGTAACGCGGGTGGAGAAATCGCCATTCGCTAATTGGTTGGTCCCATCCAACAATCTTTTTATGGGTTTTAAAAAACCACGAGCTAATAAAATTGTGGCGATTAACGCGACAATTAATGATAAACCAGCAATTAACCAACTGGTCATCATCTGTTGTTCATCGAAACGGCGGTCTATCTCATTGCTGATCCCATCGCCATAACTGGCAATCACCCATCCCACTGTTTTGCCATCTGAAGTGACAACGGGCTGGCGGAGAATGTCATTAGGTAACGGAACATTACGACCTAATATCAGCCGGTTTTCGTTGTCATATACCCAAAAATAGGAGCGCCAACCTTTAGGTTTGGATGGCGGCAGTGAGCGCTGGTGGTGTTCAATACTGCGTAATATATTAAAAAACACTCGCTCATTACGGATCAAGAAACGCCAGCTACCTGTCTCATCATATTGTTCAGCAAGGGCATCAGCGATCAATTCGGCACGTTGTTGATCATTCTCTTTAATATAGTCAATAAACCCATGTTGAAAGCTTAAGCGAACACCTTGGTGCATAATGACCACTAGCAGTAGACAAGTGGCAAAAATAGCCAGAAATAATCGGGTGCTGACGCTGCTAAATCTAAATTTCATCATTTACGCCTTGGCGTGCTTAGGATCACGCTGTTGTTTCGAAAAACGCTGTCTGAGTTGATCAAAACACAAATAAACTACAGGTGTAGTAAATAACGTTAATAATTGGCTCATCACTAACCCACCAACAATAGTGATACCAAGAGGTTGACGTAACTCAGCACCATCTCCACTGCCTAAAGCAAGAGGAAGAGCACCAAAAATCGCAGCCAATGTTGTCATTAAAATCGGCCTAAAACGTAACATACTGGCGCGGAAGATAGCTTCTCGTGCGGTTAAACCTTGGTTACGCTGTGCATGGATAGCGAAATCTACCATGATGATGGCGTTTTTCTTGACGATACCAATTAACAGCATGATCCCAATAAGCGCAATCAAACTGAACGGTGTATTAAACAATTCTAAGGCGAGTAATGCACCGACGCCAGCAGAAGGTAAAGTGGATAAAATGGTCAGTGGATGAATATAGCTTTCATAAAGGATACCCAGTACCAAATACACGGTGATGATTGCAGCAAAAATTAGGAATAGCTGTGATTTTAATGTGTCTTGGAACACTTGGGCGGTACCTGCAAATGAACCGCGAATATTGGAGGGGACACCTAGCGCAGTCATGGTTTTCTCGATAGCGGACATCGCTTGATCAAGGGTGTAACCTTCTGCTAAGTTGAAAGCAATGGTTGATGAAGCGGATAAACCTTGATGGTTAACACTTAATGGCGCATTGGCAGGCTGCCAACGGGCAAAGTAAGATAGTGGAATAGCCTCACCAGTCTTGTTGATAACAAACATTTTATCCAAGGCGCTGACATCTTGTGTATATTCAGGCGCAACTTCCATCACGACTTTATATTGGTTCATCGCCTCATAGATAGTTGAAATTTGGCGCTGGCCAAACGCATTATTGAGCAAATCATTCGCCTCACGTACGTCTATGCCCAGCTGTGCCATCAAATCTCTGTCATAGGTGATCGCCATCTCAGCGCCTTTATCTTCTTTATCTGAGTTCACATCAGTCACTTGTGGCAGATCGGCAATGGCTTTACGTATAGCAGGCTCCCATTCACGTAGCGTATTTAGTTCATCAGCAAGCAGAGAGTACTGGTAGCTGGCATTGGATTGTCGACCTCCTACTCGAATATCTTGTACTGGCATCATAAATAGGTTAGCGCCGGGTTCTTTGGCTAATTTAATACGCAATCGGTTAATGACTGCATTCGCACTTTCTTTGCGTTCATCCAAAGGCTTTAATGAAATAAACATTGAACCACTATTGACGCGGCTACCACCTGTAAAACCTGTCACGCTATCAACCGCAGGATCTGCATTTACCTCTTGCATAAAACGGGTCATCTTTTCTTTCATTGCTTGAAATGAAATGCTTTGATCCGCACGAACAAAACCCAGTAAACGGCCTGTATCTTGTTCAGGGAAGAACGTTTTTGGGATCGCGATATATAGATAGATATTTAAACCAATAGTCGCGAATAAGATCGCTAACACACTTCGTTTATGCGATAACACCCAATTTAATATGAGACCATAGCTTTGTTGTGCGCGTAATAAGCAACGCGCTGTAATACCTTGTTTATCGGTCTTTTTGATATCACGCTTTTTTAGCAGATAGGCACACATCATTGGTGTGAGTGTTAACGAAATAATTAGCGAGATACTAATTGCTGTGGCTAGGGTGATGGCAAACTCGCGGAACAAGCGGCCAACTAACCCCTCCATTAATAGTAATGGGATAAATACAGCCACTAAAGAAACACTCATGGAAACGACGGTAAAGCCAACTTCACTGACGCCTCTGACTGCGGCAATAAATGGCCGACTACCATTTTCGATATGCCGTGAAATGTTCTCTAGGACTACGATGGCATCATCAACCACAAATCCAGTGGCAACGGTCAGAGCCATGAGTGATAAGTTATTGAGGCTGAAGCCACACAGGTACATAGCCGTAAATGTGCCAATCAATGAGACAGGAACGGCAATGGCGGGTATTAATGTTGCTCGACCTGAACGCAAAAACAGTAAAACGACTAAGATCACCAACGCGATAGCAATGATTAATGCGCGTTCAACTTCGACTAACGATGCACGAATGGTTGGAGTTCTATCTTGAGCAACTTTTAAATCAATTGCCGCGGGGATCATATCTTGAAATTCAGGTAACTCAGCACGAATACGATTGACGGTTTCAATAATATTTGCACCAGCCTCTCGGCGGATCACTATCAAAATAGCGGGTTCACCGCCAGACATACCTGCGGTACGGACATCTTGTACCGAGTCTTTAACATTGGCAACATCGCTTAATTTAACAGCATTGCCGTTTTGATAGTGAACAATAATAGGACGGTAATCGGCCGCTTTTTTCAGTTCATCATTGGTTTGCACCTGCCAACGTCTATCATCATCATTGATGTATCCTTGAGGCTGACGCACGTTAGCACTATTAATGGCAGAACGAACTTTATCAAGGGAAACGCCTTGATTAAATAGGGCGGTAGGGTTGAGTTCGACCCGCACGGCAGGTAATGAACCACCACCAACAGACACTTCACTGACGCCTTCGATTTGTGCAATACGCTGTGATAAACGTGTTGAGGCAATATCATAAATTTCACCGGTACTCATGGTTTTTGAGGTTAAGGTTAAAATCATGATGGGGGCATCGGAAGGGTTTGATTTGTAGTAACGAGGCTTACTTTGCATACCGCTAGGTAGCAAACTTTGGGCTGCGTTGATAGCAGCCTGTACTTCACGGGCTGCATTATTAATATCTTTATCAAGGTTGAATTCAAGGGTGATTGTGGTGCGCCCTAGAGAGCTACTGGAGGTCATTTCACTGATCCCTGCGATGCTACCTAATGAGCGCTCAAGAGGAGTTGCAACTGAAGAAGCCATCGTTTCAGGTGATGCGCCGGATAGTGACGCTGTCACGTTTATCACAGGGTAATCAACCTGTGGCAATGGTGCCACAGGTAAGAACATAAAACTGAGTGCACCACATAGCGAGATAGCAACACTAATTAAGGTTGTGGCAACGGGACGACTGATAAATAAGGCGAAAAAGCGCTTCATTATGACACCTGTTGCTTACGGTTTTGTCGGTGAGCCTTGATATTACTTGCTAAGCTATCAAATAACAGGTAAATCACTGGGGTGGTAAACAAAGTGAGTATTTGGCTCATGATCAACCCTCCAACCATACAAATCCCTAATGGTTGGCGTAGCTCGGCACCGACCCCTGAACTTAACATTAAAGGTAATGCACCTAATAAAGCGGCCATAGTGGTCATTAAAATAGGTCGGAAACGGAGTAAACAAGCTTGATAAATTGCTTCTCGCGGTGACATACCTTGTTCGCGTTCGGCTGCTAATGCGAAGTCAATCATCATAATCGCATTCTTTTTCACTATTCCTATCAGCAAAATAATACCAATGACAGCGATCACGTCTAGCTCACTACCTGCCATCATTAAAGCTAATAGCGCACCAACACCCGCTGTAGGTAGGGTTGAGAGGATAGTAATTGGATGAATAAAACTCTCATATAAAATACCTAGTACAATATACATGGCGACAATTGCAGCGGCGATCAGCCAAACCGTACTGCTCAATGCAGCCTCAAATGCTAAAGTTGCCCCTTGGAATTGAGTGGTAATCGATCTTGGCATTTCAATTTGTGTTTCGGCATTTTTGACTGCATTGACCGCTGATTCTAAGGATGCCCCGTCTGCTAGGTTAAAAGAGAAGGTTGCCGCTGGGAATTGGTCAAGATGGTTGATTGCTAGCGGCCCATAACCTTCTTGGATATTGACTAAAGTACTTAAAGGCACGATTGCACCATCCGTACCCTTGAGGCGAACGTCATTTAAGGCGTCTATACCATTACGAGTTTGGGTATTGTGCTCAATAATGACGCGATATTGATTCGATTGGGTGTAAATAGTCGAGATCATGCGCTGGCCAAATGCATTATATAATGCATTATCAATGGCTGACATCGAGATACCGAAGCGGCTCGCAGTGTCTCTATCAACATTGACATAAGCCACTAAGCCTTGGTCTTGCCAATCGCTGCTGACATCAACCAGCTCAGGCTGTTTGTTCAATTCAGTTAATAGTTTTGGTACCCACAGACTCAACTCTTCTAGAGAGCCTGCTTGCAGTGTAAATTGGTATTGCGTTCGTGCTAATTGGGTATCAATCGTCAGATCTTGCATGGGTTGTAAATACAGTGTGACACCCGATACGCTATCTGCAATTTCTTGTAAGCGAGGGATAATCGTACTTACACGGTCAGGGCGCTCATCTAGCGGTTTTAAGGTAATTTGGATGCGCCCATTATTAAGGGTTGGATTAGTACCATCGATTCCAACATAGGTAGTAATATTATCGACTGCAGGATCAGAGAGTAATTTCTCAGCCACTTCTTGCTGTTTTTGCGACATTGCCGAGAAAGAGATGGATTGACGGCTTTCAATCGTACCTTGAATAATGCCATTGTCTTGTAATGGAAAGAAACCTTTAGGGATCCACAGGTATAGTAATACAGTTAAAACAAGGGTACCGATAGCAACCGAAAGTGTTAACCAACGGTGATTGAGGACACGTTTTAACCAAATGGCATACCATGCAATCATACCATCAAAGAAGCGCTCACAAGCTAGCTCAAAACGATTGTGTTTATGCTCTGATTCAGGTTTCAGTAAACGAGCGCACATCATGGGAGTGAGCGTTAATGAAACGACAGCTGAAATGAGAATAGCCACCGCAAGGGTGATTGCAAATTCTCTAAATAACCGCCCAACAATGTCCCCCATGAACAATAACGGTATCAATACAGCAACTAATGAGAAGGTCAGTGAAATAATCGTAAAGCCAATTTCTCCCGCACCTTTTAATGCTGCAACAATCGGTTTATCGCCTTGCTCAAGGTAACGGGAGATATTTTCAATAACGACAATAGCGTCATCGACCACAAAACCCGTCGCAATAGTGAGAGCCATTAAGGTTAGGTTATTAACGGAAAAACCGCAAAAATACATCACGGCAAACGTACCAACCAGAGAAAGTGGCACGGCAATACCGGGGATCAACGTTGCTATTCCATTACGTAGGAATAGATAAATCACCATCACAACTAATGCGATAGCGAGCATTAGTTCAAATTGAACATCACTAACAGATGCGCGAATGGTGCTAGTTCTATCCGTTAAAATCTTAACATCAACTGACTTTGGTAACGTCTCAATCAATTCAGGGAGTAAATTACGAATAGTATCGGTTGTTTCAATAACATTAGCGCCAGGTTGACGCTGAACATTAATGACAATCGCTTGCTGTGTATTTGCCCACGCCCCTAAATAAGCGTTCTCAGCCGCTTGCTGGATGGTTGCAATATCACCGAGCCGTACCGGTGCGCCATTTTGATAGGCGACAATTAGGTGGCGATAATCATCCAAAGATTTCATTTGGTCATTCGCGGAAAGCGTTACAGCACGTGTTGGGCCATCAAAGCTACCTTTAGCCGAATTGACGTTTGCGTTATTAATTGCGGTACGAATAGTTTCGCTGTCTAATCCTTTTGCTGCCATAGCTTGAGGATTTAAACTCACCCGTACAGCAGGGCGCTGGCCACCAGCGAGGGTAACAAGACCAACACCATTCACTTGCGAAATTTTTTGCGCGATGCGATTTTCAATCATGTCTTGCACTTGTGTCAGTGGTATTGCATCAGAGGTGACTGCAAGTGTTAAGACAGGGGGATCCGCTGGGTTAACTTTGTTATAAATCGGTGGGTACGGTAAGTCAGAAGGTAATAAACTCGAAGCCGAGTTAATCGCAGCTTGTACTTCTTGTTCTGCAACCTCTAATGGCAATGTCAGTTGAAACATTAATGTGATCACGGAAGCACCGCCAGAGCTTTGTGACGACATCTGTTTTAAACCAGACATTTGGCCAAATTGTGTTTCTAATGGAGCCGTCACGGCTGATGTCATGACTTCTGGGCTGGCGCCAGGGTAGAGTGTGATGACTTGAATGGTTGGGTAATCAACTTCAGGTAACGCGGAAACGGGTAGAAAACGATAGCCAATGATCCCAGCTAATAGGATCGCCACCATAAATAACGTTGTCGCAACAGGACGTAAAATAAATAAGCGAGAAGGGCCGCCACCTTTTTGGATCCCAGGTTGCATTAGGCTTTCTCCGCGCTATTTTTCTGAGGCTCAACGGGTTTAGTGACGTTGTCACTATTAACCACTTCAACGCTTGTTCCATCAGTTAAACGGTCGACACCATCAGTAATGACTTTAGTATCAGCTGCAAGGCCACTTTCAATGACGACTTGCTTACTGTCTTGCATACCGACGGTGACAGATTGCTTACTAACACGGTTATCGTCACTCAAAACCCAAACATAATGGCCTTCATTACCCATTTGCAGTGCTGCTGTGGGGATCACAACCGCATTTTGCAAAGTCTCTATCTGCATTTTAATATTAACGAATTGGTTAGGAAATAAGCTCTGGGCATCATTAGTGAAGCGAGCTTTCATTTTTAATGTTCCTGTTGCTGCATCAATTTGGTTATCAGTGCTTAACAGATAACCTTCACTGATCATCGCAATATTATTTCTATCCCACGCTTCGACGATGACAGGCTGGCCTGATGACTGTGCTTTTTGTATCGCAGGGATATCACCTTCAGGGAGCGCAAATAGCACATCAGCAGGTTGAGTTTGGGTGATCACGACAATGGGGGTGGTTGTACCTGCCGAAATAAAATTACCTACATCAACTTGTTTTAAGCCTACACGGCCTGAAATAGGGGCGGTGATTTTACTATAAGTCAGTTGCAACTTAGCGCTATCTACAGCAGCTTGATCGGCTTTAATGCTGCCTTCAGATTGCAGAACCAAAGATTTTTGGTTATCAAGCTCTTGTTGCGAAATCACTTTAGTGCCTGCTAATTTTTGGTAACGATTGAGATCTAAGCGTGCATTCGCCAAAGTTGCTTTATCTTTCGCTAGTTGTCCTTCTGCCTGTGCGAGTTGCACTTCAAAAGGACGCGGATCAATTTCAGCCAATAAATCGCCAGCTTTGACTTGCTGGCCTTCAACAAAATGCAAGGACATTAACTGTCCTTCCACTCTGCTAGTGACGGTGACCATATTGGCGGCTTGTACGGTCCCTAAGCCTGATAAGTAACGTGGTACGATTTTTTCTTGTGCATTAGCGAATTGAACTGGAGCAAGAACACGGTTTGGACGAGCCGATGGTTTACTATTGGCCTTATTTGGCGTGGTATTGGCTTGATTGTGCTGAGAGTAAAAATACCACCCAGCGCCAGCAGCAATAATCACGGCAATGAAAATGGCAGAACGGGTTAGTGTGGTATGGCGTTTTTGTTTATTCATTTAAATTTTCGCTTAGCTCAACGTCGAGTAAAAAAATCATCACATTTTGATGGCTATATAACGGCATAGAATATCGGCTATATAGTTAAAAATTAGTCATTTGCGGTATGTTAATAGTTTAGCGTGGGGGTTACACGTAAAAATGAAGGAAATATGAAAAAAACGTCAACTAATGTGCAGAAAAGACAGAATACTAGGGAAAAATTGTATAACAAAACCCGCAGCAATTAATCACTACGGGTTTATACCTGTTTATACTAAAGAATTATAGCAAATTAACGTGTTGTGCTAGCTTTTAGGCTGTTGACAGCCGCGTTATCTTGCGTTGAATTTACTGTCCAACCCTTCCATGCCAATGGAATAAATGCAACCGCAACGGCTAATAAAGATACACCAGCGACATAATAAGCAGGGGCCATATGTGATTGCTGTAACCATGCACCCGTTAAAATTGGTGTTAAACCGCCAAAGATCGCATAAGCCACATTATAAGCAAATGATAAACCTGAATAACGGATTTCCGGTGGGAAGGTGCGAGTACTAATTATTGGTGTAGTCGCAATGGCACCGACGAAAAAGCCCATTAACCCATAATTAAAAGTCAATGTAGCGGCAGCGATATCCGTTGACAATGTTGAGTAAAAATACAGTGCGGTTACGGCTAGCCCGCCCCATGACAATGTCATCGAAACGCGAGTTCCCATTTTATCGCCTAACCAACCCCAGAAAATACAGCCTAAAGTTAAGGTTAATGTTGCAGCACAGTTAGCTTGTAAAGCGACATTGCGATCAATGTTATAAATACCTTTGAGAACAACATCAGGTGTCATCAAAATAGTGACAACAATCGCTGTTGAAAGAGACCAAGTCAGTGCCGCAGTGATTAAACAAGCTTGTTTGTGTGACTTGATGACTGTTTTAACGGGTAGCTCTTGCGCTAAGGCTTTTTTCGCTGCAAGCTCTTTAAATATTGGTGTTTCTTCTAAAAAACGGCGTAAGTAAACAGAAATAAAGCCAAAAATACCACCAAGTATGAATGGAATACGCCATGCAAAATCATGAACTTCTGCTGTGGTATAACTACGCTCAATAATAATTGCAACGATAGAGCCTAACAAAATACCACCCGTAATGCCTGAGGTTAGGGTACCTACACCGAGACCATAACGCTGTTTTGGTGTATGTTCGGCAATAAATACCCAAGCACCAGGCATTTCACCACCAATAGCCGCACCTTGCATGATCCTCATTAACAGTAACAATAATGGGGCTGCGGCACCAATAGTGGCATAGGTAGGTAAAAAACCGATGACAAAAGTTGGGAAAGCCATTAAGAAAATACTGAGTGTAAACATTTTCTTGCGACCAATTTTATCACCAAAGTGAGCCATAATAATGCCGCCAAGAGGGCGAGCTAAGTAACCCGCAGCAAACAATCCAAGTGTTGCCATTAGCGCCAAAAATTCATTATCTCCCGGGAAAAATAGCTGAGAAATAATTTTTGCGTAAAATACAAAAATGACAAAATCATAAAATTCAAGAGTTCCACCTAAAGATGACAACCCTAATGTTTTATAATCTTCTTTCCTCAATGGCCTTGCCGAGGGCTGGCTGGTTGTTTGCGATG
This portion of the Providencia manganoxydans genome encodes:
- a CDS encoding MdtB/MuxB family multidrug efflux RND transporter permease subunit, whose translation is MQPGIQKGGGPSRLFILRPVATTLFMVAILLAGIIGYRFLPVSALPEVDYPTIQVITLYPGASPEVMTSAVTAPLETQFGQMSGLKQMSSQSSGGASVITLMFQLTLPLEVAEQEVQAAINSASSLLPSDLPYPPIYNKVNPADPPVLTLAVTSDAIPLTQVQDMIENRIAQKISQVNGVGLVTLAGGQRPAVRVSLNPQAMAAKGLDSETIRTAINNANVNSAKGSFDGPTRAVTLSANDQMKSLDDYRHLIVAYQNGAPVRLGDIATIQQAAENAYLGAWANTQQAIVINVQRQPGANVIETTDTIRNLLPELIETLPKSVDVKILTDRTSTIRASVSDVQFELMLAIALVVMVIYLFLRNGIATLIPGIAVPLSLVGTFAVMYFCGFSVNNLTLMALTIATGFVVDDAIVVIENISRYLEQGDKPIVAALKGAGEIGFTIISLTFSLVAVLIPLLFMGDIVGRLFREFAITLAVAILISAVVSLTLTPMMCARLLKPESEHKHNRFELACERFFDGMIAWYAIWLKRVLNHRWLTLSVAIGTLVLTVLLYLWIPKGFFPLQDNGIIQGTIESRQSISFSAMSQKQQEVAEKLLSDPAVDNITTYVGIDGTNPTLNNGRIQITLKPLDERPDRVSTIIPRLQEIADSVSGVTLYLQPMQDLTIDTQLARTQYQFTLQAGSLEELSLWVPKLLTELNKQPELVDVSSDWQDQGLVAYVNVDRDTASRFGISMSAIDNALYNAFGQRMISTIYTQSNQYRVIIEHNTQTRNGIDALNDVRLKGTDGAIVPLSTLVNIQEGYGPLAINHLDQFPAATFSFNLADGASLESAVNAVKNAETQIEMPRSITTQFQGATLAFEAALSSTVWLIAAAIVAMYIVLGILYESFIHPITILSTLPTAGVGALLALMMAGSELDVIAVIGIILLIGIVKKNAIMMIDFALAAEREQGMSPREAIYQACLLRFRPILMTTMAALLGALPLMLSSGVGAELRQPLGICMVGGLIMSQILTLFTTPVIYLLFDSLASNIKAHRQNRKQQVS
- the mdtC gene encoding multidrug efflux RND transporter permease subunit MdtC is translated as MKRFFALFISRPVATTLISVAISLCGALSFMFLPVAPLPQVDYPVINVTASLSGASPETMASSVATPLERSLGSIAGISEMTSSSSLGRTTITLEFNLDKDINNAAREVQAAINAAQSLLPSGMQSKPRYYKSNPSDAPIMILTLTSKTMSTGEIYDIASTRLSQRIAQIEGVSEVSVGGGSLPAVRVELNPTALFNQGVSLDKVRSAINSANVRQPQGYINDDDRRWQVQTNDELKKAADYRPIIVHYQNGNAVKLSDVANVKDSVQDVRTAGMSGGEPAILIVIRREAGANIIETVNRIRAELPEFQDMIPAAIDLKVAQDRTPTIRASLVEVERALIIAIALVILVVLLFLRSGRATLIPAIAVPVSLIGTFTAMYLCGFSLNNLSLMALTVATGFVVDDAIVVLENISRHIENGSRPFIAAVRGVSEVGFTVVSMSVSLVAVFIPLLLMEGLVGRLFREFAITLATAISISLIISLTLTPMMCAYLLKKRDIKKTDKQGITARCLLRAQQSYGLILNWVLSHKRSVLAILFATIGLNIYLYIAIPKTFFPEQDTGRLLGFVRADQSISFQAMKEKMTRFMQEVNADPAVDSVTGFTGGSRVNSGSMFISLKPLDERKESANAVINRLRIKLAKEPGANLFMMPVQDIRVGGRQSNASYQYSLLADELNTLREWEPAIRKAIADLPQVTDVNSDKEDKGAEMAITYDRDLMAQLGIDVREANDLLNNAFGQRQISTIYEAMNQYKVVMEVAPEYTQDVSALDKMFVINKTGEAIPLSYFARWQPANAPLSVNHQGLSASSTIAFNLAEGYTLDQAMSAIEKTMTALGVPSNIRGSFAGTAQVFQDTLKSQLFLIFAAIITVYLVLGILYESYIHPLTILSTLPSAGVGALLALELFNTPFSLIALIGIMLLIGIVKKNAIIMVDFAIHAQRNQGLTAREAIFRASMLRFRPILMTTLAAIFGALPLALGSGDGAELRQPLGITIVGGLVMSQLLTLFTTPVVYLCFDQLRQRFSKQQRDPKHAKA